From the genome of candidate division KSB1 bacterium, one region includes:
- the rplW gene encoding 50S ribosomal protein L23 has protein sequence MMKTSEILIKPILTEKILKLQETDRKYAFKVARNANKIMVKQAVQRRFDVTVENVRIINVKGKAKQMNTRRGITRGKRSDWKKAIVTLREGDSINFFEAA, from the coding sequence ATGATGAAAACTAGCGAGATACTGATTAAACCGATCCTGACAGAAAAGATCCTGAAGCTTCAGGAGACGGATCGCAAATATGCCTTTAAAGTGGCTCGGAATGCAAACAAGATCATGGTAAAACAAGCGGTGCAGCGCCGTTTTGATGTGACTGTGGAAAATGTTCGCATCATCAATGTCAAAGGTAAGGCAAAGCAGATGAATACGCGACGCGGCATTACTCGTGGCAAGCGTTCCGATTGGAAAAAAGCGATAGTCACGCTTCGAGAAGGGGATTCAATTAATTTCTTTGAAGCCGCGTAG
- the rpsH gene encoding 30S ribosomal protein S8 → MSMTDPIADYLTRIRNAIKAKHAKVDIPYSRIKEEITRILLEYRYIQNYIKIDDGKQGIIRIYLKYDEAETSAITKLQRVSKPGLRQYVGATEIPRVMNNLGIAILSTSKGVVTDREARQFGVGGEVLCYIW, encoded by the coding sequence ATGTCGATGACTGATCCGATTGCGGATTATTTGACGCGAATTCGAAATGCAATTAAAGCTAAACATGCGAAGGTGGATATTCCTTATTCGCGCATCAAAGAGGAGATCACTCGAATCTTGCTGGAATACCGCTATATTCAAAACTACATCAAGATCGATGATGGGAAGCAGGGCATCATTCGGATATATTTGAAATACGATGAAGCTGAGACGAGCGCGATCACCAAATTGCAGCGGGTGAGCAAGCCAGGCCTACGTCAATATGTTGGGGCGACAGAGATTCCTCGAGTTATGAATAATTTGGGAATAGCGATTCTTTCTACGTCAAAGGGCGTGGTTACCGATCGAGAAGCACGCCAATTTGGTGTTGGCGGAGAGGTGTTGTGTTATATCTGGTAG
- the rplX gene encoding 50S ribosomal protein L24, with translation MHIKKDDMVQIITGDDRGKQGRVLKVFPDKNRIIVEGVNFIKRHMRPSQKLPQGGIVEREAPIHASNAMVICPKCNKLTTTGMKPVVDTTKGRTSRVRYCKKCGEMIVTKVSK, from the coding sequence ATGCATATTAAAAAAGATGACATGGTACAAATAATCACCGGCGATGATCGCGGTAAGCAAGGACGGGTGCTGAAGGTATTCCCAGATAAGAATCGCATCATTGTGGAAGGGGTCAACTTTATTAAGCGTCATATGCGACCGAGTCAGAAATTGCCCCAGGGAGGAATTGTGGAACGGGAAGCACCGATCCATGCTTCCAACGCGATGGTGATCTGCCCGAAGTGCAATAAGTTAACCACGACAGGGATGAAGCCGGTGGTCGATACCACCAAAGGCCGCACGAGCCGTGTGCGCTATTGCAAGAAGTGTGGTGAGATGATTGTCACCAAGGTATCCAAATAA
- the rplV gene encoding 50S ribosomal protein L22, with protein MEAKAVARFVRMSPRKIRRVAELIRGKNVGEAINILHFTRKAATEPLEKALRSAVANMLNVEGSSKVDPDTLYIKELRVDEGITLRRFRAASMGRAVRIRKRTSHITVKVAEVEK; from the coding sequence ATGGAAGCGAAAGCAGTGGCGAGATTTGTGAGGATGTCCCCTCGAAAGATTCGGCGGGTCGCTGAGCTGATTCGGGGCAAGAATGTAGGGGAAGCCATTAACATTTTGCATTTTACGCGGAAAGCGGCCACCGAACCGCTCGAGAAAGCATTACGCTCGGCGGTTGCTAACATGCTGAATGTGGAAGGCAGTTCGAAAGTGGATCCCGATACATTATATATCAAAGAATTGCGTGTTGATGAGGGAATTACTTTAAGACGGTTCCGGGCTGCCTCGATGGGGCGAGCAGTGAGAATTCGCAAACGCACCAGCCACATCACTGTTAAAGTGGCCGAAGTGGAAAAGTAA
- the rplE gene encoding 50S ribosomal protein L5, with translation MDYFPRLLKKYREEIVPALQKKFNYKNVMQVPKLEKIVINMGVGEAIENSKLLDTAVEELMQIAGQRPVISKAKKSISNFKLRAGVPIGCFVTLRGWRMYEFLDRLLNIAVPRVRDFRGFSDRSMDGRGNFSLGLKEQIVFPEINYDKIDKIRGMNITIVTTAKTDEEGYELLSALGVPFAKKGKA, from the coding sequence ATGGATTATTTTCCAAGATTGCTAAAAAAATATCGAGAAGAGATTGTCCCGGCGCTGCAAAAAAAGTTCAACTACAAAAATGTGATGCAGGTGCCGAAGCTAGAAAAGATTGTCATTAACATGGGGGTAGGGGAGGCGATTGAAAACAGCAAGCTGTTGGACACTGCAGTGGAAGAACTGATGCAAATTGCAGGGCAGCGACCTGTGATTTCGAAAGCGAAGAAGTCCATTTCGAATTTTAAGCTTCGTGCTGGGGTGCCCATTGGCTGTTTTGTGACATTGCGCGGTTGGCGAATGTACGAGTTTCTTGATCGACTTCTCAACATTGCGGTTCCGCGCGTGCGCGATTTCCGCGGTTTTTCCGATCGTTCCATGGATGGCAGGGGAAATTTTTCATTAGGATTGAAAGAACAGATCGTGTTTCCAGAGATCAATTACGACAAGATCGATAAAATTCGCGGCATGAATATCACAATTGTTACAACTGCGAAGACAGATGAAGAGGGATATGAGTTACTATCTGCCCTGGGGGTGCCTTTCGCTAAAAAGGGCAAAGCGTAG
- the rpsC gene encoding 30S ribosomal protein S3, protein MGQKVNPIGLRLGINRTWESNWFDERNFDEKLTEDLTIRKYVRARLEHAGVSRIEIERTAKKITLTIHTARPGIVIGRKGAEVDKLKVELQKVTGKEIQLNIEEIKRPELDAYLVARNVANQIESKIGFRRAMKKAIMSARRMGAEGVKIRCAGRLGGAEMARTEQYKEGRIPLHTLRSDIDYASTIAKTTYGVIGVKVWICKGEKFTPEG, encoded by the coding sequence TTGGGACAGAAAGTTAATCCGATCGGTTTGAGATTGGGGATCAATCGGACCTGGGAGTCCAACTGGTTCGATGAGCGCAATTTCGATGAAAAGCTGACAGAAGATCTAACCATTCGAAAATATGTTCGTGCGCGCTTGGAACATGCCGGTGTGTCACGGATCGAGATTGAGCGGACTGCCAAAAAGATCACATTGACGATCCACACGGCGCGTCCTGGGATCGTGATTGGCCGCAAGGGGGCTGAAGTCGACAAATTGAAAGTGGAATTGCAGAAAGTCACTGGAAAAGAGATCCAGCTCAATATCGAAGAGATCAAGCGACCAGAACTGGATGCGTATCTGGTGGCTCGCAATGTGGCGAATCAAATTGAATCCAAGATCGGCTTTCGGCGCGCTATGAAAAAGGCGATCATGTCGGCGCGCCGGATGGGAGCTGAGGGGGTGAAAATCCGCTGTGCTGGACGGCTTGGAGGTGCTGAAATGGCCAGGACGGAGCAATATAAAGAGGGCCGGATCCCATTGCACACGCTTCGATCGGATATCGATTATGCATCGACGATTGCAAAAACCACCTATGGTGTCATCGGTGTGAAGGTATGGATTTGCAAAGGGGAGAAATTCACCCCAGAAGGCTAA
- the rplP gene encoding 50S ribosomal protein L16, which translates to MLMPKRTKYRKQQRGRRRGKAYRGATVEFGEYGLKALEPAWITSRQIEAARIAITRHIKRGGRVWIRIFPDKPVTKKPAETRMGKGKGAPEFWVAVVKPGRILFEIEGVSRDVAQEAIRLAAHKLPIKTKFVSRSDFGV; encoded by the coding sequence ATGTTAATGCCAAAGCGGACGAAATATCGAAAACAACAACGCGGAAGACGACGGGGCAAGGCCTATCGTGGCGCCACAGTCGAATTCGGAGAATATGGCTTAAAAGCATTGGAACCGGCTTGGATCACGAGTCGCCAGATCGAGGCCGCTCGTATTGCAATTACCCGTCATATCAAACGAGGCGGTCGGGTATGGATTCGCATTTTCCCGGACAAACCAGTGACCAAAAAACCAGCGGAAACCCGAATGGGAAAGGGCAAGGGTGCTCCCGAGTTCTGGGTAGCCGTGGTAAAGCCAGGCCGGATTCTATTTGAAATTGAAGGCGTCAGTCGCGATGTGGCGCAAGAAGCCATTCGACTGGCAGCTCATAAATTGCCGATTAAGACCAAATTTGTGTCACGATCTGATTTTGGAGTGTAA
- the rpsQ gene encoding 30S ribosomal protein S17: MTTVRNQRKIKIGRVLSDKMNKSRVIIVERNVRQPIYGKFIKKSSKFMAHDENNESHVGDLVKIMETRPLSRRKRWRLVEIIERAK; the protein is encoded by the coding sequence ATGACAACAGTGCGGAACCAGCGCAAAATAAAGATCGGACGAGTTCTGAGCGATAAAATGAACAAAAGTCGCGTGATCATTGTCGAACGGAATGTTCGTCAACCCATCTATGGCAAATTTATTAAAAAAAGCAGCAAGTTTATGGCCCATGATGAGAACAATGAAAGCCACGTGGGCGATCTGGTCAAAATAATGGAGACTCGTCCGCTAAGCCGTCGCAAACGGTGGCGGCTAGTTGAAATTATTGAACGCGCAAAATAG
- the rplB gene encoding 50S ribosomal protein L2 produces the protein MGIKSFKPITPTLRFKTVSTFEEITKTEPERALLVPLKKTGGRNNMGRITCRHRGGGHKRAYRIIDFKRDKIDIPARVTAIEYDPNRTARIALLTYADGEKRYILCPVGLNVNDTVIASDRAEIHVGNHLPLRNIPLGSLIHNIEMKIGKGGQLARSAGSYAQLIAKEQRYAQIKLPSGEVRMVLLDCRATLGQVSNVEHENISIGKAGRTRWLGFRPKVRGVAMNPVDHPMGGGEGKSSGGRHPCSPWGLLSKGKKTRKRKNSDSLIIKRRK, from the coding sequence ATGGGTATTAAATCGTTTAAACCAATAACCCCGACATTGCGGTTCAAGACCGTATCGACTTTTGAAGAGATCACGAAGACCGAGCCGGAACGCGCGCTTTTGGTGCCATTGAAGAAGACTGGGGGCCGCAACAATATGGGCCGGATTACCTGTCGCCATAGAGGTGGTGGTCACAAACGGGCATATCGGATCATTGATTTTAAGCGGGATAAGATAGACATTCCAGCCAGAGTTACGGCCATTGAATATGATCCCAATCGCACAGCTCGGATTGCTCTGTTGACCTATGCAGATGGGGAAAAACGTTATATTCTATGTCCCGTAGGTTTGAACGTGAATGACACGGTCATCGCCTCGGACCGGGCGGAGATTCATGTTGGAAATCATTTACCGTTGCGGAATATTCCGCTGGGCTCGCTGATCCATAATATTGAAATGAAAATCGGTAAGGGGGGCCAGTTGGCTCGAAGTGCAGGTAGCTATGCCCAACTCATCGCCAAAGAGCAACGATACGCTCAGATCAAATTGCCGTCGGGCGAGGTTCGGATGGTGTTATTAGACTGTCGAGCAACCCTTGGACAAGTGAGCAATGTCGAGCATGAGAACATTTCAATTGGCAAAGCTGGTAGGACGCGTTGGTTGGGTTTTCGGCCCAAGGTTCGCGGCGTGGCAATGAATCCGGTGGATCATCCGATGGGAGGCGGTGAGGGGAAGTCATCAGGTGGTCGACATCCTTGTTCACCATGGGGACTGCTATCCAAAGGGAAAAAGACACGCAAACGAAAGAATTCAGATTCCTTAATCATTAAGCGAAGAAAATAG
- the rplN gene encoding 50S ribosomal protein L14, with translation MIQEYTRLNVADNTGAKKVMCIRILGGSKRKYASVGDVIVVTVKSAIPGGSVKKGDISKAVVVRTKKEVGRKDGSYIRFDENAAVLINEQSEPKGTRIFGPVARELRDQQFMKIISLAPEVL, from the coding sequence ATGATACAGGAATATACAAGATTGAATGTGGCGGATAATACTGGCGCAAAAAAGGTGATGTGCATTCGGATACTGGGTGGAAGCAAACGGAAATATGCCAGTGTTGGCGATGTGATCGTAGTAACGGTAAAATCTGCCATCCCGGGAGGCTCTGTAAAGAAGGGAGATATCAGCAAAGCTGTTGTAGTTCGTACCAAAAAGGAAGTTGGGCGAAAGGATGGCAGCTATATTCGCTTCGATGAGAATGCGGCGGTTTTAATCAATGAGCAAAGTGAGCCGAAGGGTACGCGTATCTTTGGGCCGGTTGCCAGAGAGTTGCGAGATCAGCAATTCATGAAGATAATTTCGTTAGCACCAGAAGTGTTATAA
- a CDS encoding type Z 30S ribosomal protein S14 has product MARKALIVKAKKQPKFKVRQHNRCSRCGRPRGYYRKFGLCRICFRELALQGQIPGVVKASW; this is encoded by the coding sequence TTGGCACGAAAAGCACTGATCGTTAAAGCCAAGAAGCAACCGAAATTCAAAGTGAGACAACATAATCGCTGCTCACGCTGCGGGCGACCTCGTGGCTACTATCGAAAGTTTGGCCTGTGTCGCATTTGTTTTCGAGAATTAGCCCTACAAGGGCAGATCCCTGGCGTGGTGAAAGCAAGTTGGTAA
- the rpsS gene encoding 30S ribosomal protein S19: MARSVKKGPYVDVKLLKKIQLLNQSNQKRVIKTWARASTITPDFVGHTIAVHNGNKFIPIFITENMVGHRLGEFALTRTFRGHAGKSDKKTKVK, from the coding sequence ATGGCAAGATCAGTCAAAAAAGGTCCGTATGTGGACGTCAAACTGCTGAAAAAGATCCAATTGCTGAACCAGTCCAACCAGAAACGTGTGATCAAAACCTGGGCTCGCGCGAGTACGATTACCCCAGATTTTGTCGGCCATACCATCGCGGTCCACAATGGGAACAAATTTATCCCGATATTTATCACCGAGAATATGGTGGGGCATCGGTTGGGCGAATTTGCATTGACACGGACGTTTCGCGGGCACGCAGGCAAATCGGATAAGAAAACAAAGGTAAAATAG
- the rpmC gene encoding 50S ribosomal protein L29, protein MKIDEIAQLPEAEIRQRLEDAQEELQNLKFQHATHQLDNPLRIRTVRRDIARLKTVLREIELGIRTPVAQSNE, encoded by the coding sequence ATGAAGATAGATGAGATTGCCCAATTGCCTGAGGCAGAGATCCGACAGCGCTTGGAAGATGCTCAGGAAGAACTGCAGAACTTGAAATTTCAACACGCTACCCATCAGCTTGATAATCCGTTGCGGATTCGCACGGTGCGGCGTGATATTGCGCGGCTGAAGACGGTGTTGCGCGAGATCGAATTGGGGATCAGGACCCCGGTGGCACAAAGTAATGAATAA
- the rplF gene encoding 50S ribosomal protein L6, with protein MSRVGRKPIAVPPGIGITIADQVITISKGNQSLQQTIHPAITVEYQPEEKLIRVQRPSDSKFHRALHGLYRSLIQNMVMGLEKGFSRKLEIVGVGYRAELKNKALMLYLGYSHPILFKPPEGITIKLESPTAIIVSGIDKQLVGQVAAKIRSFRPPEPYKGKGIKYENEYIARKAGKTAG; from the coding sequence TTGTCACGAGTTGGTAGAAAGCCGATAGCGGTTCCTCCCGGCATCGGCATAACGATAGCTGATCAGGTCATTACGATTTCTAAGGGAAATCAATCGCTGCAACAGACAATTCATCCGGCGATCACCGTGGAATATCAGCCAGAGGAGAAACTGATCCGAGTGCAACGACCAAGCGATAGCAAATTTCACCGAGCGCTGCACGGTCTTTACCGTTCATTGATCCAGAACATGGTGATGGGATTGGAAAAGGGATTTTCTCGGAAGCTGGAGATTGTTGGCGTTGGCTATCGAGCGGAGCTTAAAAATAAAGCATTGATGCTCTATCTGGGATATTCGCATCCGATTTTGTTCAAGCCTCCAGAGGGGATAACCATCAAATTGGAGAGCCCCACGGCAATTATCGTGAGTGGGATCGATAAGCAATTGGTGGGGCAGGTGGCGGCCAAAATACGATCGTTCCGGCCACCAGAGCCTTATAAGGGCAAAGGGATCAAATACGAGAATGAATATATTGCTCGCAAAGCGGGCAAGACCGCAGGCTAA
- the rplR gene encoding 50S ribosomal protein L18, which produces MRLSRKQHDYARLRKKQHIRKRVFGTPERPRLVVYKSLKHTYAQLVDDVNQRTLTGVSTLTKELLPEVEQAKTKLKQAEVVGAGIAKKALALNVDKVVFDRNGYIYHGRVKAVADAARKGGLKF; this is translated from the coding sequence ATGAGATTAAGCAGAAAACAACACGACTATGCTCGATTGCGCAAGAAGCAGCATATTAGAAAGCGGGTGTTCGGCACTCCAGAACGGCCGCGACTGGTGGTCTATAAGAGTCTGAAGCATACCTATGCGCAATTAGTGGATGATGTGAATCAGCGCACGCTAACAGGGGTTTCAACCTTAACCAAAGAGCTGTTGCCAGAGGTCGAGCAGGCCAAGACCAAATTAAAGCAAGCAGAAGTAGTGGGAGCTGGTATTGCGAAAAAGGCATTGGCGCTCAATGTGGATAAGGTGGTGTTTGATCGCAATGGCTATATCTATCATGGTCGAGTGAAGGCAGTGGCCGATGCTGCCCGCAAAGGTGGTTTGAAGTTCTAA